DNA from Rhinatrema bivittatum chromosome 16, aRhiBiv1.1, whole genome shotgun sequence:
CTATTGTCTTGGaaaagtcacttcaccttccattggcTATGGTACAAACTTGGTGCTCTGAGGAAGGGAATTACGTAGGGTATGACTCCAAAACTCACTTTGCAGAAATTTAACCCTCAGAATTGCCAATTCAGGTGCGAATCAGATGCTACATTGAGCTTTGTGCTAATCCCTGGCTCACTTTCCTCAATATCCTTAAAGTGACACTGCTAACATCATTTTTGCTCTGGTGCTGTCACCATGACATCACAGTTGCTGCATCCCATTACCCCACAAATGCCATCAACATAGGCTTTCTGCATCTATTGGTTTGTTTTGGTATTACAAATAACATCATGCACACCCTGGCATCCTATTGTTCCACACTGACTAcaacaatggttctcaacctaaTCCTCTGGGACAcatccagccagtcaggtttttaagaTCAGCATAAGACTGATTTACTTACAATGGAAACAgtacatacaaatctatctcatgcatatttattgcagatagcctgaaaaccggacgtgtgtgtgtgtgtgtcctgaggactgggttgagaactcctTGGGTATCAAATGCACACCCCTTATCCTACAATTCTTCCACGCTGGCTATGTTAATCACATAAAGTGCATGGAGAAGCTTTGCAGTCCTGGCTCTGAAAATTAAGATCTCCTGGATTACAGGGGGCACAACCTAGGATGAGGAGAGACCAGTGAAAGATTTGTGACTGCagcactgggagacctgtgatgCCTACTTCAATGGCATCTCTGCAGCAGGAGGCACAACTTGGGTGGAGGAGAGACCAGTGAAAGAATTGTGACTGTAGTGCCGATGCTGCCTGCCCTTCCTCCTGTGAATGAATCTTCCTGTCATTACTGGGAGACCTGCGGGGCCTACTTCAACAGTGTTCCTGTGGTGTGCCAAAGCTGCACACCAAAGGGATACCAGGGATCACGATCCCTGGTTACATTTAtggagaagaaaaggaagggtAAGGTCCACGTTTCCTTTCCTTTGGTCCTATGTGGCAACTTGTTGCTCCTATGGGTAAAAAGGATGAGTCTACATTTTGTTCTGGAGCCTCCATTGGCCCAAGCTCAGCTTTACCACTATTGCACCCTCTAATGATAGGGGATACTGAAGATTCCTTGTTGAGCATGTAGGGTGTGACTATCAGTTCTAATGTTAATTGAGCGATTAAGGTTCCTTTACCATCTCCAATCCATCACCCAATTGAATCATCTGATGAATTTGTGGAGCCTAGCAATATGTCTTTAGTGGGTGATCTCCAAAATGGAAAGAACACACAACTGAGAAAAATTCACAGAAGAAACTAAGTTGAAATTTCAAGATCATGTATTTCATTTATGTTTTTTTGAGAGTATCGTATCTGTATTGAAATATCAAAAATCCTATATACCGTTGTGAACTAGGGATTCTcatatggaatgatggtatataaaacactcaaataaataaataaagtggtaaCAGCGCAAGCTTTATAAACTTCTCATGTTAGTCTAatagggttcaaaaaaggtttggataagttcttggagaagtccattaactgctattaatcaagtttacttagggaatagccactgttattaattgcatcagtagcatgggatcttcttagtgtttgggtaattgccaggttcttgttggcctggttttggcctctgttggaaacaggatgctgggcttgatggacccttggtttgacccagcatggcaatttcttatgttcttaggttagagaatattgaaaattttcAGAGGGAAGAATTTACACTTTTAAAATTTCTCAATGACTAGATTTATCAGTGagtgagatgttaaaaaaaattggGTGTGATATTTTGGGTTTTTCTAACAAAAAGTTACCAGCGATATCCAAGATCTATTattgatcaattttttttttagaagttgtGGAAAACAAGTGCCATGAACATTATGTCTCCAAGAGGAGGAATATTAATCCGGAAGGTGGGATGGACCAGTAATCCCTTAATTTGACAATATTCCTACTGTCCTTTTGTGCTGAATGTGATAAGATttatttcagaaatattttaataaGGATTTCCAGTTTTATGGTCAAAAAGTACAAGTTTTTCCTGATGTTTTTATTTAACTCAGTGTCTAAGAAAAACTTTGAGACAAAGTTTTCACCCTTGGTGCAACTTTCTTTCACATATTTGTTACCATATTGTTTTATGGAGGGGCGGATagcaaatgcttttaaataaataaatcttataaaaaataatttgtattcTCTGCCCCCTTCAGGATAGGTGCAAAATGGTAGTTATTAATTTCAAGCGTTCTCTTCTTATACTTGTTGTTGGAATtaagtttatttcattttttcttctttaaccAGCAGCTTGCTCACTAATGTGGACTGGTTGATGTAATTGTTTTTTCCTGTTCAGAATATTCTCTTTCTTCGTTAGTTTTATATATCAGCAACATGGTTTTCTATTTTAGTTCATTTGATGTACATTTAGTAAAGgcttaattgaaaaaaaaaatctcttggcTGGCAGCCTGGGGGTCACCAAGTGCTGAccctcttccggacatcttcAGAAGGGGTGCACGCGCCTCTGCTCCAAACGACTTTAGGAGCGGTCCGGCCTCCGCTTCGGACCCCGCCCAGGGGTGGTGTGAGCGGGGCGGTCCCGCCCACGGCCGtttccagcagaggaggaagccgtGTATAAAATAACGAAGGCGAGATGTGCGGCCTCACTGCAACCAGCGATGGCGGGAGAGGAGCCCGAATGTCCCGTCTGCTACCGGCCCTTCAACCGCTGCAGCCGCGCGCCCCGCCGCCTCACGCGCTGCCCCTGCCCGCACGCCCTCTGCACACGCTGCCTGCgcgagctggcggcccactgcgcCGCGCAGGCGCAGGGGTCGGCGGCGGTCGCGTGTCCCTTCTGCCGAGCGCCCGCGCCTCTGCCCCCCGGCGGCGTGACGTCGCTGCCGCTGGACCTCGAGCTCTGGGAGCGGCTGGGAGCCGAGCTTAAGGACGAGGATGAGGCTGAGGATGGGGACAAAGACAAGCGAGAGCGCCCGCTCCCGAAGCGGAGTATATGGCGGGCGGCGCGTAAGATGCTGATAAAAGCCCTCAGCGCGCCTGCGCGCTCGACCCGTCGCCCAGGTAA
Protein-coding regions in this window:
- the RNF227 gene encoding RING finger protein 227 — protein: MAGEEPECPVCYRPFNRCSRAPRRLTRCPCPHALCTRCLRELAAHCAAQAQGSAAVACPFCRAPAPLPPGGVTSLPLDLELWERLGAELKDEDEAEDGDKDKRERPLPKRSIWRAARKMLIKALSAPARSTRRPAIDHEELRDLALMNCYIM